TTCTTCGATGACATTTTGATCTATAGCTCGTCCTGGACCAAACACCTCCAACATCTTCGCGTCGTCCTCGACGTCCTGCGTGCGCACTACCTCCACGTCAAGCGTTCTAAGTGCGCGTCTGCAGCCTCGTTGGTCTAGTACTTGGGCCATGTGATTTCGGCCAATGGCGTGGCCATGGACAGCGACAAGGTGGAAGCAGTCACCACCTGGCCGCTGCCGCGTTCTGCGCGTGGACTGTGCGGCTTCCTCGATCTCGCCGGATACTACCGCCGGTTTATCAAGAATTTCGGTGCCATCGCCGCCCCGCTGATGTTGCTGCTCAAGAGGGACGGGTTCCGATGGACAGAGGAGGCCACCACGGTCTTCATCGTGGATTGCGACGCATCAGGGTCTGGCTTC
This sequence is a window from Miscanthus floridulus cultivar M001 chromosome 10, ASM1932011v1, whole genome shotgun sequence. Protein-coding genes within it:
- the LOC136489396 gene encoding uncharacterized mitochondrial protein AtMg00860-like, whose translation is MDSDKVEAVTTWPLPRSARGLCGFLDLAGYYRRFIKNFGAIAAPLMLLLKRDGFRWTEEATTVFIVDCDASGSGFGAVLHQGEGPLAFFSWPFMAWHMKVTAYERELIGLV